The sequence AGCAGGGCGCCACAAAGGTTTTGTAGAAAGCGAGGGCGACAAGCGTTAGGTTCTTACTCAGAACAGCCCGAACGGTGAGATAAATCCTTTTcggacatatgcagcagaaccacagcctgggaccggggttaggttcaacatcttcccggagcaggagggcATTGAGCAGTCGAGCTGCGAGGAGCTGCTCCCGGGATGACAATTTTTGGGAGAGACGCAGCAAATTAAACGGGGTTACTCTGAAATTACAGGCGCAGAAATTAATTTGAGAAAATATCTTAATATGGGATTATATTATGGTTATTtggaattgaatttttattcccATATGCGACTAATATTGGAACTAAATTTGtgcggatttttatttttaagctcGGCGATGGCGTCCATAAGAAGTTCTGATATAAATTCGCTTTGCAAAGAGAATTACTGTCAATTCAATAATGATTCTCATAAACAAATGAATGATTctgaaattatttttctttcGGGATTTGGAATTAATGTCATTGACATTAATTCGCTTTTGAAAGACGTTAGTTTCATTGATATTATTACACATCACCTCATATTATGCTTcagatttatttgaaaaaaaaaatcctaaacaTGCAGAACTTAAATCTTACCATCTTCGGTTTCGGCAATGCTACGCTGTGAGAAGAAGCAAGTGACATAATTCGTATATTTCTCGATTTGATCAAACTCTTTTACATGTACACTAACACTCCACGTATCATTGGAATATAGACGCGGTGTAAATTGCAACTTGCCATCAGATGAATAGCGGACTTCGCGCACACGATCATCTTGCCCAGACTGATAACTCATGCCTAATAATAGAGAGAAgtttataaatatgtacattagggttggTCGATTTGTgtgaacgaaagttaaccgatatcgcgccatcgactttTTGATTTAAAGACTTTGTCGAtaactcttttgaaaaaaaaatattttttgggtatgcgtagtggaactttttttcctgagcccaaatcctatggaaaaatcgatgacgcgatatcggttaataaattgacccagtctaatgtacataataTTTATTACTTTTCTGGAATTCGCTATTTCACTTACCTATTGCCATTCGTTGTACGATATACTGCTTGTGAAACTCTAAAAGAGGAAAGAGTAATAAGTGTGCCAATTCACGTGGCGTCATCATTGCAAATCTTATATGATCAACAGTTTGTTCAACCAGCTGTATAAATGAAGTATTCTTTTCTTCCACTGTCAGCGAATCATCAATATCGTAAGCTTCTTTGCGATGCAAAAGCCAACGTTGTAATATACCAAACAATTGATACTCACTAGTGACAACAATGTCATTTTGTTGTAGTAATAACACCATAATTGACGTATCTAACTCCACAAAATCTTTAGATTCGCTAACCATTTCCAAATTCCATTTAAGAAAGCGCTTTAATGTTTCGGTCAGCTCTGTATGATAAGGACTAAAAGCGATCGTGTATTGCAACCAAGAAACGAGATAGCCTTGAGTTGCTGCTTTTGCAATATGCTTCATCATATAATCAACGCATAGCTCGACGAGATCCTGCATAAAAATTAAATCAATTACATGTACATCTAATATATGCTTTCATCAAATGTTATCTTTACCTTAACATTATATTTGTCAGCTAAAGCCAGCATTGGCATCACCGTTTGCAATGATATTTTAATTTGTCCAACAtataaatattttagaaattgAGGAAAAACTGCTGTACAACAAGGTTCCTCGACTAATTCGATTACATGTTTGCGGCACTCATTCCACTCTGGATTCATCAGCATCACTTGAAACACTTCGCTGCTGGCACAAAGTATGACGCGATGTGCGGGATATTGTTCATTGCCCACTACCAAAATAATATCGGACATCAATTGTTCTGCATAGAGATTTGCAATCTTTTCCAGTACACTTTGCGAGTTGTTCATCTATTGTATGAAGATAAAAAATAAGCATAAAatcgatttaaaattataaatattgaACCACTTAGGCATACCACACTCGAATCCTGACTAAGTTCTTCGCATTCTTCCATTTCAATCGCTGTATTGCTTCTTTTATCTCCGTCGCCACCAAGATTTAGAGAACTATCCATTGCATCCAATTCTGCTACGACCGTTTTGCCTGCCACATTTGAAGCACGAGCAAATATTTTTTGTATTCACAGATGCCCACTACTCAGACTCCTACTTACttaatttttgctcaagtaaCACTTAATATTTTCCttgttatatttattaattttattacatttaacTAATTTTGTAACAaatcttaagctggagacattggtgctttatcggtaaccgtatcggtaaccttataaagcccccattactgatacttagcatagacttgacttgacttggcgtaaacttggcaacttagccacgattatactccacttggcgcataaaatctggcatcataatcagcgttgaaatttttttttaaataaatgtcaatttgtatgacaaaatgtcaaaatgaaatggaaacaaacaaatggcatctcaaaatgtaaacgtcacttagaacttacatagaaaatcaaaattcaacagacttc is a genomic window of Eurosta solidaginis isolate ZX-2024a chromosome 4, ASM4086904v1, whole genome shotgun sequence containing:
- the Tango10 gene encoding BTB/POZ domain-containing protein 17 isoform X3, with translation MVRVHYSSQLIQLYVIHYGHQRLVSPILGKTVVAELDAMDSSLNLGGDGDKRSNTAIEMEECEELSQDSSVMNNSQSVLEKIANLYAEQLMSDIILVVGNEQYPAHRVILCASSEVFQVMLMNPEWNECRKHVIELVEEPCCTAVFPQFLKYLYVGQIKISLQTVMPMLALADKYNVKDLVELCVDYMMKHIAKAATQGYLVSWLQYTIAFSPYHTELTETLKRFLKWNLEMVSESKDFVELDTSIMVLLLQQNDIVVTSEYQLFGILQRWLLHRKEAYDIDDSLTVEEKNTSFIQLVEQTVDHIRFAMMTPRELAHLLLFPLLEFHKQYIVQRMAIGMSYQSGQDDRVREVRYSSDGKLQFTPRLYSNDTWSVSVHVKEFDQIEKYTNYVTCFFSQRSIAETEDDHTITWEIEFFPRGVKYNKAKIIWGEDVPEFALKTVRLRVTCKYPQLDEERFKLY
- the Tango10 gene encoding BTB/POZ domain-containing protein 17 isoform X2 → MDSSLNLGGDGDKRSNTAIEMEECEELSQDSSVMNNSQSVLEKIANLYAEQLMSDIILVVGNEQYPAHRVILCASSEVFQVMLMNPEWNECRKHVIELVEEPCCTAVFPQFLKYLYVGQIKISLQTVMPMLALADKYNVKDLVELCVDYMMKHIAKAATQGYLVSWLQYTIAFSPYHTELTETLKRFLKWNLEMVSESKDFVELDTSIMVLLLQQNDIVVTSEYQLFGILQRWLLHRKEAYDIDDSLTVEEKNTSFIQLVEQTVDHIRFAMMTPRELAHLLLFPLLEFHKQYIVQRMAIGMSYQSGQDDRVREVRYSSDGKLQFTPRLYSNDTWSVSVHVKEFDQIEKYTNYVTCFFSQRSIAETEDDHTITWEIEFFPRGVKYNKAKIIWGEDVPEFALKTVRLRVTCKYPQLDEERFKVAVLITGVQNKIDHILTVHERTEYFSNKVRVLNMDNLIPYDELALSSIKLSPHLIGAERNNLSIQVIIAPMGPYTCRDAPQFDFK
- the Tango10 gene encoding BTB/POZ domain-containing protein 17 isoform X1; this translates as MVRVHYSSQLIQLYVIHYGHQRLVSPILGKTVVAELDAMDSSLNLGGDGDKRSNTAIEMEECEELSQDSSVMNNSQSVLEKIANLYAEQLMSDIILVVGNEQYPAHRVILCASSEVFQVMLMNPEWNECRKHVIELVEEPCCTAVFPQFLKYLYVGQIKISLQTVMPMLALADKYNVKDLVELCVDYMMKHIAKAATQGYLVSWLQYTIAFSPYHTELTETLKRFLKWNLEMVSESKDFVELDTSIMVLLLQQNDIVVTSEYQLFGILQRWLLHRKEAYDIDDSLTVEEKNTSFIQLVEQTVDHIRFAMMTPRELAHLLLFPLLEFHKQYIVQRMAIGMSYQSGQDDRVREVRYSSDGKLQFTPRLYSNDTWSVSVHVKEFDQIEKYTNYVTCFFSQRSIAETEDDHTITWEIEFFPRGVKYNKAKIIWGEDVPEFALKTVRLRVTCKYPQLDEERFKVAVLITGVQNKIDHILTVHERTEYFSNKVRVLNMDNLIPYDELALSSIKLSPHLIGAERNNLSIQVIIAPMGPYTCRDAPQFDFK